One window of Elaeis guineensis isolate ETL-2024a chromosome 11, EG11, whole genome shotgun sequence genomic DNA carries:
- the LOC105053771 gene encoding cell number regulator 13 isoform X2 — MASSWDQLGEIANVAQLTGLDAVRLIGMIVKAASTARMHKKNCRLFAQHLKLIGNLLEQLRISELKKYPETREPLEQLEDALRRSYILVNSCQDRSYLYLLAMGWNIVYQFRKAQSEIDRYLRIVPLITLVDNTRVRERLEHIERDQREYTFDEEDKKVQDALLNPDPCKNQMMVLKKTLSCSYPNVPFDEALQKENEKLQMELQRSQSNMDIGQCEVIQRLLGVTENIACSQPEKSEKLKDSRKVESDYSDTNTDKRSVSPVSSGHDLISTRGSHRHEDWHSDLLGCCSEPYLCMKTFLYPCGTFSKIATVTENRHVSSAEACNDLMAYSLILSCCCYTCCVRRKLRKMLNITGGLCDDFLSHLMCCCCALVQEWREVEIRGVYGTEKTKTTSPPFQYMES; from the exons ATGGCGTCTTCTTGGGACCAGCTGGGTGAGATTGCGAATGTCGCCCAGCTGACGGGCCTTGATGCTGTTCGTCTGATCGGCATGATTGTGAAGGCGGCGTCAACAGCAAGGATGCACAAGAAAAACTGCAGGCTTTTTGCGCAGCACCTGAAGCTGATCGGCAACCTCTTGGAACAGCTTAGGATCTCGGAGCTCAAGAAGTATCCCGAGACTCGGGAGCCCCTGGAGCAGCTGGAGGATGCCCTGAGGCGGTCCTATATTCTTGTCAACAGCTGCCAGGACCGCAGCTATCTCTATCTTTTGGCCATGGGGTGGAACATCGTGTATCAGTTTAGGAAGGCTCAGAGTGAGATCGATCGATACTTGAGGATTGTTCCACTCATCACTCTAGTGGATAATACTAGAGTCAGA GAAAGACTGGAGCATATTGAAAGGGATCAACGTGAATATACTTTTGATGAAGAGGACAAAAAGGTGCAAGATGCCCTATTAAACCCTGATCCTTGCAAAAATCAGATGATGGTGCTAAAAAAGACTCTTTCGTGTTCTTATCCGAATGTGCCTTTTGATGAAGCCCTTCAAAAAGAAAACGAGAAGCTCCAGATGGAACTTCAAAGATCACAGAGTAACATGGATATTGGTCAATGTGAAGTAATTCAACGTTTGCTTGGAGTTACAGAAAATATAGCATGTTCTCAGCCAGAGAAGAGTGAAAAGCTCAAGGACTCTAGGAAAGTGGAGTCAGATTATTCTGATACCAATACTGACAAACG AAGCGTTTCTCCAGTTTCATCTGGCCATGATTTGATCTCTACTAGAGGATCACACAGACATGAAGATTGGCACTCTGATTTACTTGGTTGTTGCTCGGAGCCTTACCTAT GTATGAAGACCTTTCTATACCCTTGCGGAACATTTTCAAAAATAGCTACAGTGACCGAAAACAGACATGTtt CTTCTGCAGAAGCCTGTAATGACCTGATGGCATATTCATTAATATTATCATGTTGTTGTTACACCTGCTGTGTCAGGAGGAAACTCCGCAAGATGCTGAACATAACG GGGGGTTTGTGTGATGATTTCCTGTCTCACCTGATGTGTTGCTGCTGTGCACTCGTGCAAGAGTGGCGTGAAGTGGAGATTCGTGGGGTTTATG GTACAGAAAAGACAAAAACAACCTCACCACCTTTTCAATACATGGAATCTTAA
- the LOC140852435 gene encoding uncharacterized protein — protein sequence MSVPKQRELVTEQALYDAGLSLVPRIGTPPRMRPTDAEIRQFAKRKRPASGAGPSHPVKKPTPAPPIVESSATDQSEPVIALAAPTVQVEERPTEEAAEGVSVSSPMRVEPDDVRETEHRPAASVGATGGAGSNSSVPSLPVPSVGAADRGKAPMEPAEEDRSGGRSMPPSTYYPEGASALADHDLARRLCQGILLPTDVGLLRTRQVSEMLSRFYPTMVEVSFEPSLP from the exons atgtcggtaccgaagcagagggagcttgttaccgaacaagctctctatgacgccggcttgagtctggtcccccgaatag ggacaccaccgaggatgaggccgactgatgccgagattcggcagttcgccaagaggaagaggcctgcatcgggggccggcccttcgcatCCTGTAAAGAAGCCAACCCCAGCCCCGCCGATCGTCGAGTCGTCGgctaccgaccagtcggagccggtcatagctCTTGCTGCTCCGACGGTCcaagtcgaggagaggccgactgaagaggcggccgaaggagtatcggtgtcttcgcctatgcgggtggagccggatgacgttcgggaaaccgaacatcgtccggcggcgtccgttggtgcaacggggggcgccggatcAAACTCCAGTGTCCcgtcgctgccagtcccgtcggtcggggcagctgatcgggggaaagccccgatggagcccgcggaggaggATAGATCGGGGGGCCGGTCGATGCCTCCAAGCacctactaccccgagggtgcgtcggcgttggccgaccacgatcttgcgaggaggttgtgccaaggaatCCTCCTCCCAACCGATGTGGGGTTGCTGCGAACTCGGCAGGTATCCGAGATGTTGTCtcggttctacccgacgatggtcgaggtaagcttcgaGCCCTCTCTTCCTTAG
- the LOC105053771 gene encoding cell number regulator 13 isoform X1: MASSWDQLGEIANVAQLTGLDAVRLIGMIVKAASTARMHKKNCRLFAQHLKLIGNLLEQLRISELKKYPETREPLEQLEDALRRSYILVNSCQDRSYLYLLAMGWNIVYQFRKAQSEIDRYLRIVPLITLVDNTRVRERLEHIERDQREYTFDEEDKKVQDALLNPDPCKNQMMVLKKTLSCSYPNVPFDEALQKENEKLQMELQRSQSNMDIGQCEVIQRLLGVTENIACSQPEKSEKLKDSRKVESDYSDTNTDKRYSFDGDYCCQQNDTYMASKSVSPVSSGHDLISTRGSHRHEDWHSDLLGCCSEPYLCMKTFLYPCGTFSKIATVTENRHVSSAEACNDLMAYSLILSCCCYTCCVRRKLRKMLNITGGLCDDFLSHLMCCCCALVQEWREVEIRGVYGTEKTKTTSPPFQYMES; encoded by the exons ATGGCGTCTTCTTGGGACCAGCTGGGTGAGATTGCGAATGTCGCCCAGCTGACGGGCCTTGATGCTGTTCGTCTGATCGGCATGATTGTGAAGGCGGCGTCAACAGCAAGGATGCACAAGAAAAACTGCAGGCTTTTTGCGCAGCACCTGAAGCTGATCGGCAACCTCTTGGAACAGCTTAGGATCTCGGAGCTCAAGAAGTATCCCGAGACTCGGGAGCCCCTGGAGCAGCTGGAGGATGCCCTGAGGCGGTCCTATATTCTTGTCAACAGCTGCCAGGACCGCAGCTATCTCTATCTTTTGGCCATGGGGTGGAACATCGTGTATCAGTTTAGGAAGGCTCAGAGTGAGATCGATCGATACTTGAGGATTGTTCCACTCATCACTCTAGTGGATAATACTAGAGTCAGA GAAAGACTGGAGCATATTGAAAGGGATCAACGTGAATATACTTTTGATGAAGAGGACAAAAAGGTGCAAGATGCCCTATTAAACCCTGATCCTTGCAAAAATCAGATGATGGTGCTAAAAAAGACTCTTTCGTGTTCTTATCCGAATGTGCCTTTTGATGAAGCCCTTCAAAAAGAAAACGAGAAGCTCCAGATGGAACTTCAAAGATCACAGAGTAACATGGATATTGGTCAATGTGAAGTAATTCAACGTTTGCTTGGAGTTACAGAAAATATAGCATGTTCTCAGCCAGAGAAGAGTGAAAAGCTCAAGGACTCTAGGAAAGTGGAGTCAGATTATTCTGATACCAATACTGACAAACGGTATTCCTTTGATGGTGACTACTGTTGCCAACAAAACGATACTTACATGGCATCAAA AAGCGTTTCTCCAGTTTCATCTGGCCATGATTTGATCTCTACTAGAGGATCACACAGACATGAAGATTGGCACTCTGATTTACTTGGTTGTTGCTCGGAGCCTTACCTAT GTATGAAGACCTTTCTATACCCTTGCGGAACATTTTCAAAAATAGCTACAGTGACCGAAAACAGACATGTtt CTTCTGCAGAAGCCTGTAATGACCTGATGGCATATTCATTAATATTATCATGTTGTTGTTACACCTGCTGTGTCAGGAGGAAACTCCGCAAGATGCTGAACATAACG GGGGGTTTGTGTGATGATTTCCTGTCTCACCTGATGTGTTGCTGCTGTGCACTCGTGCAAGAGTGGCGTGAAGTGGAGATTCGTGGGGTTTATG GTACAGAAAAGACAAAAACAACCTCACCACCTTTTCAATACATGGAATCTTAA